A stretch of Scheffersomyces stipitis CBS 6054 chromosome 2, complete sequence DNA encodes these proteins:
- a CDS encoding predicted protein (go_funtion protein kinase activity; ATP binding~go_process protein amino acid phosphorylation) → MSSDGEFTRTQIFGTVFEITNRYTDLNPVGMGAFGLVCSAVDKLTGQNVAVKKIMKPFSTSVLAKRTYRELKLLKHLKHENLITLDDIFLSPLEDIYFVNELQGTDLHRLLTSRPLEKQFIQYFTYQILRGLKYIHSAGVIHRDLKPSNILINENCDLKICDFGLARIQDPQMTGYVSTRYYRAPEIMLTWQKYDTEVDLWSVGCILAEMIEGKPLFPGKDHVHQFSIITELLGSPPPDVIDTICSENTLRFVQSLPHRDPIPFNERFAQCTHVEPEAIDLLAKMLIFDPKKRISAASALTHPYMEPYHDPTDEPICETKFDWSFNDADLPVDTWRVMMYSEILDFHQIGGVGEEAGQSVTQEEIAHIQQDGIQAPQQPQEQQVE, encoded by the coding sequence ATGTCATCGGACGGAGAATTCACAAGAACCCAAATCTTTGGCACGGTCTTTGAAATAACCAACAGATACACCGACTTGAACCCCGTGGGCATGGGAGCATTTGGTTTGGTGTGTTCTGCAGTGGACAAGTTGACGGGCCAGAACGTCGCcgtcaagaagatcatgaAGCCGTTTCTGACATCGGTGTTGGCCAAGAGAACTTATagagagttgaagttgttgaaacaCTTGAAGCACGAGAACTTGATCACGTTGGACGACATCTTCTTATCGCCGCTTGAAGACATCTACTTCGTCAACGAGTTACAAGGAACAGACTTACACCGGTTGTTGACGTCGAGACCGTTGGAAAAGCAGTTCATTCAATACTTTACCTACCAGATCTTGCGGGGGTTGAAGTATATCCATTCGGCCGGTGTGATTCATCGTGATTTGAAGCCTTCGAACATCTTGATCAATGAAAACTGTGACTTGAAGATCTGTGACTTTGGCTTGGCCAGAATCCAGGATCCTCAGATGACCGGATATGTGTCTACAAGATATTACCGTGCACCGGAAATCATGTTGACGTGGCAGAAGTACGACACCGAAGTCGATTTATGGTCTGTGGGCTGTATTTTGGCAGAGATGATCGAAGGAAAGCCATTGTTTCCGGGCAAAGACCACGTCCACCAGTTCTCTATCATCACGGAATTATTGGGATCGCCTCCACCAGACGTCATTGATACCATTTGTTCTGAAAACACCCTCAGATTCGTACAATCGTTGCCCCACAGAGATCCTATTCCGTTCAATGAAAGATTCGCACAATGTACCCATGTAGAGCCAGAAGCTATTGACTTGTTAGCCAAGATGCTTATTTTTGACcccaagaagagaattaGTGCTGCTTCCGCTTTAACTCATCCATACATGGAACCTTACCATGATCCTACCGATGAGCCTATTTGTGAAACCAAGTTTGACTGGAGTTTCAACGATGCTGACTTGCCTGTAGACACATGGAGAGTGATGATGTACAGCGAGATTCTAGATTTTCACCAGATAGGTGGTGTAGGAGAAGAAGCTGGTCAGAGTGTaactcaagaagaaatagcCCATATTCAGCAGGACGGCATTCAGGCCCCACAACAACCCCAGGAACAGCAAGTAGAATAG
- a CDS encoding predicted protein, whose protein sequence is MSCEQEHFHSHSHGGHDGDDDGHSHSHSHGDDGHQHIAPIPTNASQSLLSKIDTTKVTALNMANPPDEAAKLFRRPEERYRLKPVVKSDCDAQLIINIPFLNASAKIFSLILRTNGDKFCPKTIKLFKNDSNIDFDNVETKKPTFVITHPRIGVLYNDDGNEEIPESVENDNEFVEHYLPRHIFTGVQQLSVFIENIYDEDEEEESHLHYIELRGEYTELNREPVITLYESAANPADHKNLTKVEYSNGFEFGS, encoded by the coding sequence ATGTCGTGTGAGCAAGAGCATTTCCACTCTCACAGCCATGGTGGACATGATGGAGATGATGATGGCCACAGTCACAGCCACAGCCATGGTGATGATGGTCACCAGCACATTGCTCCTATTCCAACAAACGCTTCGCAATCGTTGCTTTCCAAGATAGACACCACTAAAGTAACAGCTTTGAACATGGCAAATCCTCCTGACGAGGCTGCTAAGTTGTTCAGACGCCCGGAAGAAAGATACCGCTTGAAACCAGTTGTCAAGTCCGACTGCGACGCTCAACTTATCATCAATATACCCTTTCTCAATGCTTCAGCTAAGATATTCTCCTTGATCTTGAGAACTAACGGTGACAAATTCTGTCCGAAAACCATaaaacttttcaagaacgatTCGAATATCGACTTCGACAACGTCGAGACAAAAAAGCCGACATTTGTCATAACTCATCCTCGCATCGGAGTGTTGTACAACGACGAcggaaatgaagaaatccCGGAATCTGTAGAAAATGACAACGAGTTTGTAGAGCATTACTTGCCACGTCACATCTTCACGGGAGTCCAGCAGTTGTCAGTGTTTATTGAAAACATCtacgatgaagacgaagaagaggagaGCCATTTGCATTATATAGAGCTCAGAGGTGAGTACACTGAATTGAACAGAGAGCCAGTGATTACTTTGTACGAGCTGGCAGCAAACCCTGCCGATCACAAAAACTTGACAAAAGTCGAGTACTCCAATggatttgaatttggaagtTAG
- the AVT7 gene encoding Vacuolar amino acid transporter 7 (amino acid transporter; related to the neuronal gamma-aminobutyric acid-glycine vesicular transporters~go_funtion amino acid-polyamine transporter activity~go_component membrane~go_process amino acid transport): MPSVDQGASTISSSISLVKTIIGAGLLSMPLAFSTDGLVAGVLIILLAAFTSGYGLFLQAYTSKYVPTGHATFFNLCSVTYPSLSVVFDIAIAVQCFGCALSYLVLIGDITPTIVTYVPYIDPGNYRTFWILVSTLVCVPLSFLKNLDSLKYTSVLGLVAILYMSILVVSHFFIGDVPQELKGNITLMPPNVSGVFSTFSIIVFAFTGHQNMFSIVNEAGDKSLSSLTRLVNNAILISSGFFILVGITGYLTFGDNVNGNVILSYADGWTTALGRFCIVFMVIFSFPLMIHPARISVNNIFYWTKINVFHGHEDINATLTTSATESSTLLGSDPSQESLETAAAKKESHIVPFSHKTFVVITTILLFAGYTLAISITSFALVLAIVGATGSTAISFILPGLFGYKLIGSESDDPSILETVFKNLSLALTIWGFVVMVLCLYTSLFLNQV, encoded by the coding sequence ATGCCCTCCGTCGACCAAGGTGCTTCCACCATATCATCTTCCATTTCATTGGTGAAAACCATCATTGGAGCAGGCTTGCTTTCAATGCCTCTCGCATTTTCCACTGATGGTCTTGTTGCGGGAGTTCTCATTATTCTCCTAGCAGCCTTCACATCAGGCTACGggctctttcttcaagccTACACCTCCAAATACGTACCAACAGGACATGCTActtttttcaacttgtgtTCGGTGACTTACCCCAGTTTGTCTGTAGTGTTTGACATTGCTATTGCCGTTCAATGTTTTGGCTGCGCCTTGTCGTACTTGGTTTTAATCGGAGACATAACCCCAACCATCGTCACTTACGTTCCTTATATAGACCCAGGCAACTACAGAACATTCTGGATCTTGGTTTCGACACTTGTGTGTGTTCCCCTTTCGTTTCTCAAGAACTTAGACTCGTTGAAGTACACCTCTGTGCTCGGATTGGTGGCTATTCTCTATATGTCGATTCTTGTCGTCAGccacttcttcattggtgaTGTTCCTCAAGAACTCAAGGGCAATATTACCTTGATGCCTCCCAATGTTTCTGGTGTGTTCAGTACGTTTTCGATTATCGTGTTTGCTTTCACTGGCCACCAGAACATGTTTTCCATCGTAAATGAAGCCGGAGATAAGTCGTTGTCCAGTCTTACACGTCTTGTAAATAACGCCATTCTCATCTCATCgggtttcttcatcttaGTCGGTATCACCGGATATCTTACATTTGGTGATAACGTAAATGGTAACGTAATTTTGCTGTACGCTGATGGATGGACTACTGCCTTGGGACGATTCTGTATTGTCTTCATGGTGATCTTCTCATTCCCCTTGATGATCCACCCAGCTAGAATCTCTGTTAACAACATATTCTACTGGACCAAAATTAACGTATTTCATGGTCATGAAGACATAAATGCTACTCTTACAACTTCTGCTACAGAGAGCTCTACCTTGTTAGGCAGTGACCCCAGCCAAGAATCGTTGGAGACAGCGGCtgcaaagaaagaatctcACATTGTGCCGTTCTCTCACAAAACTTTTGTTGTTATCACTaccatcttgttgtttgcCGGTTACACACTTGCCATTAGTATCACATCGTTTGCGTTGGTGTTGGCCATTGTAGGAGCCACTGGATCGACGGCCATCTCGTTTATTTTGCCAGGTTTGTTCGGTTACAAGTTGATTGGCTCTGAGCTGGACGACCCTAGCATTCTTGAGACTGTTTTCAAGAACCTTTCTTTGGCTTTGACCATATGGGGCTTTGTGGTGATGGTGTTGTGTTTGTACACCAGCTTATTCTTGAACCAGGTTTAG
- the GPM1.1 gene encoding phosphoglycerate mutase (converts 3-phosphoglycerate to 2-phosphoglycerate in glycolysis~go_funtion catalytic activity~go_process metabolism) produces MPKLVLVRHGQSEWNEKNLFTGWVDVRLSETGEKEAKRAGELLKEAGIVADILYTSKLSRAIQTANIALESADQLYIPVKRSWRLNERHYGALQGKDKAQTLETYGKEQFQTWRRSFDVPPPPIEDDSEFSQFGDVRYKEIDPAVLPKTESLALVIDRLLPYWQDEIAGDLLDGKTVLIAAHGNSLRALVKHLDKISDEEIAGLNIPTGIPLVYELDEKLQPTKPAYYLDPEAAAAGAAAVAAQGTKK; encoded by the coding sequence ATGCCAAAGTTAGTTTTAGTCAGACACGGTCAATCCGAATGGAACGAAAAGAACTTGTTCACAGGTTGGGTGGATGTTCGTTTATCTGAGACTGGTGAAAAGGAAGCCAAGAGAGCCggtgaattgttgaaggaagctGGTATTGTTGCTGACATCTTGTACACCTCCAAGTTGTCCAGAGCCATCCAGACTGCCAACATTGCTCTTGAGTCTGCTGACCAATTGTACATTCCTGTCAAGAGATCGTGGAGATTGAACGAAAGACACTACGGTGCCTTGCAAGGAAAGGACAAGGCCCAGACCTTGGAAACCTACGGTAAAGAACAATTCCAGACCTGGAGAAGATCTTTCGATGTTCCACCTCCACCAATTGAAGACGATTCTGAATTCTCGCAATTTGGTGATGTCAGATACAAGGAAATCGACCCAGCTGTCTTGCCAAAGACCGAATCCTTGGCTTTGGTCATTGACAGATTGTTGCCATACTGGCAAGACGAAATTGCCGGTGACTTGTTGGATGGCAAGACCGTCTTGATTGCTGCCCACGGTAACTCCTTGAGAGCCTTGGTCAAGCacttggacaagatctCCGACGAAGAGATTGCTGGCTTGAACATTCCAACCGGTATCCCATTGGTTTACGAATTGGACgaaaagttgcaaccaaCCAAGCCAGCTTACTACTTGGACccagaagctgctgctgccggTGCTGCTGCCGTTGCTGCCCAAGGTACCAAGAAGTAA
- a CDS encoding predicted protein translates to MTSSSLRHSIDKFHEYVKPEYVKKVNESLSVSLTFIEDSQPDQTIQESTTCECLISFHNVDERGITVNETDESSLRQTESNDSGWFGGFFGTNSNSSDSRLLVNRTSSENEDLTIFLGYIQVVGYVVLNYKFGLNSSTSAIDSGKSAHWWENKDYIYNYKDADGEDGQYEDEKAEKLDQVPYIKENLAHPLVVGGKLGGVSDLIVEHGKSSNHWIDEKALYYVHDLLYPFNSRGPPNFNQNADLDGTAEIKIPVKELSDSIIPFYSTSQSLLFTDLHIPPKSTKTFHIKFPRSTDLPPTYNARSTGPVCDQGLVSIKYSLIVSLSQSSGSSMDSRSIYFPLSIKGERIGSNERYMQRDYFESKSKIDKNWQVEVIEEEEAIEPPVVGNVSESLETREAFFEDISKLIKSDLYNMPKMSTNERKKSIHSLESWVDDVPVDGKYVPQLPSHLKTQFQLRVNNNQLCQISLSRPYYHVGEDINFILDINPEEHSLSTKVVGFIAHLEAHEIFHTNHSSAPQGKENSEAFTNTYRVSGNIKYNTFMPSLANSILPDSEQRRTLINGSINIPRHLSQQFQSSSFMDLKYFIVFKFNLNQFSELSEEVNEEESADVEASLLTTSSIVPTDSVRTKIDAFRANNFGTELRFRLPLYVLP, encoded by the exons ATGACAAGCAGCTCGTTGAGACATAGCATCGACAAGTTCCACGAGTATGTCAAACCCGAGTATGTCAAGAAGGTGAATGAGTCACTATCAGTTTCTCTCACGTTTATTGAGGATTCGCAGCCCGATCAGACTATCCAGGAGTCAACAACATGTGAATGTTTAATCAGTTTCCACAACGTTGATGAAAGAGGCATTACTGTCAATGAAACTGATGAGTCATCATTGCGTCAGACTGAATCAAACGACTCTGGCTGGTTTGGAGGCTTTTTTGGCACAAACTCAAATAGTTCCGACTCACGATTGTTAGTTAACAGGACGTCTAGTGAGAATGAGGACTTGACTATATTTCTTGGATATATCCAGGTGGTTGGCTATGTAGTGCTTAATTACAAGTTTGGGCTTAATAGTTCAACTTCGGCCATTGATTCTGGCAAAAGTGCCCACTGGTGGGAGAATAAGGATTACATCTACAACTATAAAGATGCCGATGGAGAAGACGGCCAgtatgaagatgaaaaagCAGAGAAATTGGACCAAGTACCCTATATAAAAGAAAATTTGGCTCATCCACTAGTTGTTGGTGGAAAATTGGGTGGGGTCAGTGATTTAATTGTAGAGCATGGAAAGTCTTCTAATCACTGGATAGACGAAAAGGCTTTGTACTACGTCCACGATCTTTTGTACCCTTTCAATTCTCGGGGACCTCCCAATTTCAATCAAAATGCAGATCTTGACGGTACTGCTGAGATCAAGATACCTGTCAAGGAGTTGTCAGACTCCATCATACCATTCTATTCTACTTCGCAATCACTTCTTTTCACAGACTTACATATCCCACCAAAGTCGACAAAGACATTCCATATTAAGTTCCCCAGATCGACCGACTTACCTCCCACATACAATGCCAGGCTGACCGGACCAGTTTGTGACCAGGGATTGGTCAGCATCAAGTACTCTCTAATTGTAAGTCTTCTGCAAAGTTCTGGATCCAGTATGGATTCGCGTTCCATTTACTTTCCGCTTAGCATCAAGGGCGAGAGAATAGGTTCGAACGAGAGATACATGCAACGGGACTACTTCGAATCGAAAAGTAAGATAGATAAGAATTGGCAAGTAGAGGTCatagaggaagaagaagccatAGAACCACCCGTAGTGGGTAATGTTTCAGAGTCTCTTGAAACCAGAGAGGCATTCTTCGAAGACATTTCaaaattgatcaaatcgGATTTGTACAATATGCCAAAAATGTCCACGAAcgagagaaagaagagtatcCATTCGTTAGAGTCCTGGGTGGATGATGTACCTGTAGATGGGAAATATGTTCCACAGCTTCCGAGCCATTTGAAGACTCAGTTCCAGCTCAGAGTGAACAATAATCAGCTTTGCCAAATTAGTTTATCGCGTCCATATTATCATGTAGGAGAAGACATaaacttcatcttggaCATCAACCCCGAAGAACATAGTCTCTCTACAAAGGTAGTGGGGTTCATTGCACATTTGGAAGCTCATGAAATTTTCCACACAAACCACTCCAGTGCTCCACAGGGCAAAGAGAACTCAGAAGCATTTACGAATACCTACCGAGTTTCAGGCAACATCAAGTACAATACATTTATGCCCTCCCTTGCAAATTCCATATTGCCAGATTCAGAACAGAGGCGAACTTTGATCAATGGATCGATAAATATACCCAGACATTTATCCCAGCAATTCCAGAGCTCCAGTTTCATGGATCTAAAATACTTCATAGTGTTCAAGTTTAATTTGAACCAGTTCTCAGAATTGCTGGAAGAGGTTAACGAAGAAG aatcagCCGATGTCGAGGCAAGCCTACTTACTACTTCAAGTATAGTGCCTACGGATTCTGTACGCACCAAAATCGACGCCTTCAGGGCGAATAACTTTGGCACAGAGTTAAGGTTCAGACTTCCCCTATACGTACTACCATAG